In Deltaproteobacteria bacterium, the genomic window CTCTCACGATATTTTCGAAACGGCGCACGGCGCGGAGCCCGAGCGGCAGGAGGTCGTAGATGCCGCGCGCCACCTGCCGCATCATGCCCGCGCGCACCAGCAGCTTGTGGCTCACCACCTCGGCGTCGGCCGGATCCTCCCGCAGCGTCGGGACGAGGAGGCGGGAGAGGCGCGTCACTTGGCGGCCGCGTGGTGCTCGTCGAGCGACTGGAGGGCCAGCCCGCCGTGGCTCCAGGCCGCGCCAGCCGCCATCGCCATGGCGACGAAGGTCGTCTCGGCGATCTCCTGGTCGGTGGCGCCCGCCTTGGTGGCCCGCGCCGTGTGCGCGTCGATGCACCACGGGCACTGCGTGATCTGCGCGATGCCGAGCGCGATCAGCTCTTTCGTCTTGACCGGCATGGCGCCCTCGGCGAACGCCTTGCCGTCGAACTCGAGGAATGCCCGGTACGCCTCGGGCGCGAGCTCGCGCATACGCTTGAACTGCTTCCTCACGTCGACGCCGTGGAACACCATGGCTGCGCTCCTTTCGTGAACGAGCGGTCCCCCTCTTTACACCACCGCGCAAGCGCTTGCAGCCAGTCCGCGCCTCCATATAGTCGCGCGTCGTGAAGGCGATCGCCGTGCACGGCGGCGCGGGAAGCGAGGCCGCGGAGGCGCGGGCGCCGCGCCGGGCCGGTCTCGCGCGCGCAGCCGAGGCGGGCTGGCAGGTGCTCGCGCGCGGGGGGAGCGCGCTCGACGCGGTCGTCGAGGCCGTCGTCGTGCTCGAGGACGACCCGCACTTCAACGCCGGCAGGGGCTCGGTGCTGACCGTGGAAGGGACGCTCGAGACGGACGCATCGGTCATGGCGGGCGAAACGCTCGCCGCCGGCGCGGTGGGTGCGGTGAGCGGCGTCGCGAACCCGGTGCGGCTCGCGCGCGTGATCGCCGCCGAGGGCCGCGAGGTGCTCCTCGTGGGCGAGGCCGCGGCCGCGCTCGCCGCAAGCCACGGGCTCCCGCGCTGCCCGCCCGAGGCCCTGGTGACCGAGGAGGCGCGCCGCCGCTGGCGCGAGCGCCGGCCGGCGAGCGGCGACACCGTGGGAGCCGTGGCTCGCGACCATGCCGGACATCTCGCGGCCGCGACCTCGACCGGCGGCGTCGCCGGGAAGCGCAGCGGGCGGGTCGGGGACTCCGCCGTGCTCGGCGCCGGCACCTACGCCGACGACCGACTCGGCGCCGGGTCGGCCACCGGGCCCGGCGAGGCGATCATCCGCGTGTGCCTCGTCCGCAGCGCCCTCGAGCTCACCGGCCGCGGCCTCGACCCCGCGTGGGTGGCGCGGCACGTCCTCGCCGAGCTCGAGCGGCGGCTCGGCGCGGCCGCTGGCCTCGTGCTGATCGACCCGGCGGGCCGCATCGGCATCGCGCACACCACCGAGGCGATGGCAGCGGCGCGGCGCTCGGAGGAAAGCGGCGGCACGGTGCTCGTCGGGTGAGGACGGCCCCGGGTCCGCCTCGCTACTTGCAGCGGAGCGTGCCGTGCTTCGTGTTGAAGGCACAGTGCGGCGCCGGGGCCAGCCCGGTGAAGAGCAGCTCCCCGCACTGTCCCGTGCGCGCGGTCGGCGCGTCGATCACCAGGGTGCCCTTGAGGGGCATCTCCGCGGGCGACACGCCGTAGGTGCCGTGCCTGCCGCTCACCAGGAACCTGAGCAGCCCGGGCGCG contains:
- a CDS encoding proline--tRNA ligase; translation: MTRLSRLLVPTLREDPADAEVVSHKLLVRAGMMRQVARGIYDLLPLGLRAVRRFENIVR
- a CDS encoding carboxymuconolactone decarboxylase family protein, giving the protein MVFHGVDVRKQFKRMRELAPEAYRAFLEFDGKAFAEGAMPVKTKELIALGIAQITQCPWCIDAHTARATKAGATDQEIAETTFVAMAMAAGAAWSHGGLALQSLDEHHAAAK
- a CDS encoding isoaspartyl peptidase/L-asparaginase, whose protein sequence is MKAIAVHGGAGSEAAEARAPRRAGLARAAEAGWQVLARGGSALDAVVEAVVVLEDDPHFNAGRGSVLTVEGTLETDASVMAGETLAAGAVGAVSGVANPVRLARVIAAEGREVLLVGEAAAALAASHGLPRCPPEALVTEEARRRWRERRPASGDTVGAVARDHAGHLAAATSTGGVAGKRSGRVGDSAVLGAGTYADDRLGAGSATGPGEAIIRVCLVRSALELTGRGLDPAWVARHVLAELERRLGAAAGLVLIDPAGRIGIAHTTEAMAAARRSEESGGTVLVG